DNA sequence from the Gordonia polyisoprenivorans genome:
TGGCGCCGCGCGGTTCTCCACCGCGGCTACTCCCACTGGAAGGTCCGCATCGCGATGATCGTGGCGAGTGCTCCCCACACGACCAGTGTGCCGAAGAAGCCGATCGGGGGCCAGCCCGTGGTCGCCGTGTCCACCAGTGCCTGGGTGCCCGCGCCCGACGGCGTCAGATTCGAGATCGTATGCATCCATCCGGGCATCGTCGACCGCGGAATCCACAGGCCCGCAAAGAACTGCAGTACGAAGAACGCGAGGGTGCCGAATCCTGCGGCCACCTTGGCATTACGGAACAGCGACGCGATCACCATGCCCAGGCCCAGGAACGCCCAGCACGACAGCAGATAGCTGACGACGAAGCCGAACAGATGGTGCGGCCATTGGCCGGAGATGATGCCGGGGATCACCACGATCAGCGCGAGGCACACCAGCGACACACCCATGATGAGCACGAACTGGGCGGTCAACAGCAGGAAAGGGGAGACCGGGGTGGTGCGTAATCGTTTGAGCACACCCATTTCCCGGTACCGGGTGAGGACGTCGGGCAGCGCCTGGACGGCGAGCATCGACAGCACGAACAGCACCAGGATGGGCTGGTACACCTGAAAGGTGCTCAGGCCACCGAAGGAGCCGACGGGCTTGCGGGCGGCCGGGATGGAGGCGATCACGATCGCCGCGGCGACCGGCAGGATCACCGTCCAGAGAACGACACCCGGGTTGCGTACGAGAAGCCGGGCTTCCGAGGCGATCATGGCAGTGGCGGCGCTCATCGTCGGGCTCCTTGTGTCGTGTCGGTATCGGCGTCGGTTGAGGGGTCGGGCTCGGTTGCGGTGGTGAGCGCCAGGAAGGCGTCGTCGAGGCTCGGCTGGTCGACGCGCAGCTTGCGGCAGGCGATTCCGCGCTCGTGCAGCGCGATGATGACCGCCGACGCCACGTTGTCGGTTCCGGTGACGATCACCCTCTCGCCGCTGTGGTCGATGCGGTGGACGTCGGGTAACGCGCTCAGAGCGTCGACGTCGACAATGGCGTTGGGTACGAACGACATTCGCTGGTCGGCGTGCACCGACGCCGCCAACTCCGCCGGGGTGTCGAGCGCGACGACCCGTCCGTCGTCGATCACCGCGACGCGGTCGCACAGGCGCTCGGCCTCCTCCATGAAGTGGCTGACGAGCAGTAGGGTGACGCCGGTGTCCTTGAGGTCCTCGAGCAGGCCCCATACCTCGCGGCGGGCGCTGGGGTCGAGGCCGGTGGTGAGCTCGTCGAGGATCGCGACCTTCGGATTGCCGATGAGCGCCAAGGCCACCGACAGCCGCTGCTTCTGCCCGCCCGAGAGCTTCGCGAAGTAGGTGCGTTCGTGTGCGCGCATGTCGAGCCGCTCGAGCAGTTCCCGCCAGTCGCGCGGTGCGTCGTAGAAACTCGAATACAACCGCATCACCTCACCGACGGTCTGCTTGTCGGGAAGTCGGCTCTCCTGCAACTGGATTCCGAGTGCCTCCCGCAGACCGCGGTCCTCGTCGGCCGGGTCGAATCCGGCGACGCGGACGTGCCCGCCGTCGCGCTTGCGAAGACCGCCGATGCACTCGACCGTCGTCGTCTTGCCTGCGCCGTTGGGACCGAGGATGCCGAAGATCTCGCCCTGCGCCACCTCGAAATCGACACCACGAACAACCTGCTTGTCGCCGTAGCGTTTCGTCAGTCCTGCGACCTCGATCATTGCCATGACATCCAGCATGGCCGGATCGGACGGGCAGCGGATCCACCGGATGACCACACCTGGGTCAACCGATCGGTGGACGCGGGGTGGGCTCGCCGAAGTAGTGCAGGTGGCCGGGCGGCCTTCCAAGTGCGGCAGGCCGATCAGGACGGGTTGTGGATATTCGACGTCATGGCAAAGCTGCAGACGTCGCCGCTGGTTACGAAGACCGAGGCCGACGTGTTCTCGAGTTGGGGCCGGACAAGACTGTTCGGCCACCGAACACGTGACAATGCGAGCGATCAGAACGACAATGATCGACAGGACGGCACATGACCACAGCACGCCGCGATCTACACCCGGCGCACTCCTCTTGCCCCGGCTGCTCGGCGCGCCGCGGCACGAATGGTACTTGCCGCTGACAAAGCGGCCGGGCGACAACAGGATCCGCACATTCTCGCCATTGCGGAAGGTCGTGACGAGAATCTCTCGCCGGAATCGTTTCCCGAGTAGATCAACAGACAAGGCCGCCGGTCAGCTCGCCAGGAACGCCGCCACCGTCGCCTCGAAGGCATCCTTGGCCTCGATCATCACCCAATGGCCGCACCGCGGAAAGACATGCAGTTGTGCGTCAGGGATCCACCGCATCGGCGCCAGCGCCATGTCGGGGGGACTGACCCGGTCGTCGCGGCCCCAGGTGAGCAGCGTCGGGCAGGAAATCTTGTGCATCATTGCCCAGTACGGCGGGATGTCGGCGGTCGCCATGAACTGCTGTTGCATCTCGAAAGATGCTGAGCCGTACATCGTTCTGGCCGTGGCCAAGGCGTCGGGATTCATCGCCACCTCCCAGCGCTCACTGATGAGTTCCTCGGTGACGAGGGTGCGGTCGTAGACCATCGCGGTCAGCCAACGGACGAGTTTGTCGCGATTGGGGTCGTCGGCGAACTCCTGCAGGAGACGGAGGCCTTCGCTCGGGCTGGGGCTGAACAGGTTGGGGCCGACGCCGCCGATGGTCACCAGCTTCTCGACGCGATCGGGTTTGCGGATGGCCAGGTTCACCCCGACGACGCCGCCCATCGAGTTACCGATCATCGGCGCCGAGGCGATCCCGAGTGCGTCCATGAAGGTGATCACCGACTTGCCGGCGGTCAGCACCGGCATGCCCTCCCACGCATCGCTGACCCCGAAGCCGGGGAACTCGATGACGTAGCAGTGATGGGTCCGGGCGAAAAAGCCGAGGTTACCGCGGTAGTTGCGCCATCCGGTCACGCCCGGGCCGGAGCCGTGGAGCAGGATCAGCGGCGGTGCATCGGCGGCGCCGGCCTCGTGGTAGCGCAGCACGCCCTTGTCGGTCGTCAGCTCGCGTCGGGTCGCGTCAAAGGAGACATCCACCCCCACAGACTAGAACGTGTTCTAGTTGTTTGTCATCGGGGTCGGCCGTCAGGTGCCGAGCGCTTCGGCCTCCTCCTCACCGAACCGCTCCTCGAGTTCGGCAGGGGAGTAGTCGAGATCGATCTCGGCGACGTCGCGACCGCGGGCCGACTCGATCGCATGCAGCCGTCGCTGCGCCCGGTCGGCGGCGTAAGCGAGGAACTCGTTGTTGTCCAAGCCGAAAGGCTGCTCGTCGAACTGCTCGTTGACCCACGTGATCATGCCCAGCGCCAACGGCATCAGCTCGCCCATTCGGGTGTTGATCGCCTCCCACAGCGAGTCGTCGGCGGCCACATGACGACGGCAGGTGAACGTCCCCCACGCCATGTGGCGCCGCTCGTCGTCGCCGATGAACCGGATCAACCGCTGCATGCCGGGGAAGATGCCGTGCCGGGTGCACACGGTCTGCCACGCGTGATAACCCGTCAACGCCAGCGACCCCTCGATGACGTGGTTGTAGGTGACGCTGGCTCGGATCTGATTGAGCGGGGACGGATCGTGGTCGAGGACGTGCAGGCTCTGCGGCAACTCCTCGTAGAACAGCTGGCGGTAGTACGGGTTGTCGGCGACGAAGGACTGCAGATCGTCGTCGAGCCCCACCGCATCCATCCAGCGACGGAACACCTGCGTGTGCTTGGCCTCCTCGAAGCAGAACTGCGACAGATACATCTCGTCGCCGAAGCGCCCCTCGGCAGCCATCGCCTTCATGAACGGCTGGATGTCCTGGGTGACGGCTTCTTCACCCGCGATGAACTGACTGACCAGAAACGTCGTGCTGCGTCGTTGCTCGTCGGTGATCTCGTGCCAGTCCTCGGCATCGCGGCTGAAGTCGATCGCGGACGGATCCCAGAACCGCCCATTGCCTTTCACGAACAGCCGCAAGGGAAACGAGTCCCAGTTCAGTCCACCGCGACGCAGCGAGGCGAAGTCCGCCCGCGTCGGGGTGGAGTGTTCGGCGAGAGTCTGTTGGCCGAGA
Encoded proteins:
- a CDS encoding ABC transporter permease — translated: MSAATAMIASEARLLVRNPGVVLWTVILPVAAAIVIASIPAARKPVGSFGGLSTFQVYQPILVLFVLSMLAVQALPDVLTRYREMGVLKRLRTTPVSPFLLLTAQFVLIMGVSLVCLALIVVIPGIISGQWPHHLFGFVVSYLLSCWAFLGLGMVIASLFRNAKVAAGFGTLAFFVLQFFAGLWIPRSTMPGWMHTISNLTPSGAGTQALVDTATTGWPPIGFFGTLVVWGALATIIAMRTFQWE
- a CDS encoding ABC transporter ATP-binding protein — protein: MAMIEVAGLTKRYGDKQVVRGVDFEVAQGEIFGILGPNGAGKTTTVECIGGLRKRDGGHVRVAGFDPADEDRGLREALGIQLQESRLPDKQTVGEVMRLYSSFYDAPRDWRELLERLDMRAHERTYFAKLSGGQKQRLSVALALIGNPKVAILDELTTGLDPSARREVWGLLEDLKDTGVTLLLVSHFMEEAERLCDRVAVIDDGRVVALDTPAELAASVHADQRMSFVPNAIVDVDALSALPDVHRIDHSGERVIVTGTDNVASAVIIALHERGIACRKLRVDQPSLDDAFLALTTATEPDPSTDADTDTTQGARR
- a CDS encoding alpha/beta fold hydrolase — encoded protein: MDVSFDATRRELTTDKGVLRYHEAGAADAPPLILLHGSGPGVTGWRNYRGNLGFFARTHHCYVIEFPGFGVSDAWEGMPVLTAGKSVITFMDALGIASAPMIGNSMGGVVGVNLAIRKPDRVEKLVTIGGVGPNLFSPSPSEGLRLLQEFADDPNRDKLVRWLTAMVYDRTLVTEELISERWEVAMNPDALATARTMYGSASFEMQQQFMATADIPPYWAMMHKISCPTLLTWGRDDRVSPPDMALAPMRWIPDAQLHVFPRCGHWVMIEAKDAFEATVAAFLAS
- a CDS encoding R2-like ligand-binding oxidase; the encoded protein is MTLGQQTLAEHSTPTRADFASLRRGGLNWDSFPLRLFVKGNGRFWDPSAIDFSRDAEDWHEITDEQRRSTTFLVSQFIAGEEAVTQDIQPFMKAMAAEGRFGDEMYLSQFCFEEAKHTQVFRRWMDAVGLDDDLQSFVADNPYYRQLFYEELPQSLHVLDHDPSPLNQIRASVTYNHVIEGSLALTGYHAWQTVCTRHGIFPGMQRLIRFIGDDERRHMAWGTFTCRRHVAADDSLWEAINTRMGELMPLALGMITWVNEQFDEQPFGLDNNEFLAYAADRAQRRLHAIESARGRDVAEIDLDYSPAELEERFGEEEAEALGT